From one Triticum urartu cultivar G1812 chromosome 3, Tu2.1, whole genome shotgun sequence genomic stretch:
- the LOC125547077 gene encoding receptor-like protein kinase 7, protein MQVVRRASFMQGQGQLAGRGLVAQAPYGWFRRGTSRRSCSLALRYSEQHIVGSIRDDNAMRSNGATSRYQSALYRVQLQDAGAGGTSARTVLVKKLSQNENESTARGVVDLDGRCQSEVNLLGGIRHANIINLVGSIWRDTFILLVYDHMDNGSLHQWLHPGPLPLPLPEAERRQTVTSQLDWPTRRSIAIGVARGLCYLHHGRSNYHIVHHNINSTSILLDRDLRPKIAGFGLARVNLAGLDHPVPASELTAANIFGYTAPEYATLVTEKVDVYSFDVVLLELVTGRVANEAVPGGHLATWARRHCEEEDGRGFSEVVVDIRIPDRARHVKEMAAVFRLGVECTIPDPGERPPMLKVLCRLRRRRR, encoded by the coding sequence ATGCAGGTCGTTCGTCGCGCCAGCTTCATGCAAGGGCAAGGGCAATTAGCAGGCCGTGGACTGGtggcgcaggcgccctacggatGGTTCCGGCGCGGCACCAGCCGAAGGAGCTGCAGCCTTGCTCTGCGGTACAGTGAGCAACATATAGTTGGAAGCATCCGCGACGACAACGCGATGCGCAGCAACGGTGCGACATCCAGATACCAGTCGGCGCTGTACCGCGTCCAGCTTCAAGACGCCGGAGCCGGAGGCACTAGCGCAAGGACGGTGCTGGTCAAGAAGCTGTCCCAGAACGAGAACGAGTCGACGGCACGGGGCGTCGTCGATCTCGACGGCCGGTGCCAGTCGGAGGTGAACCTGCTGGGCGGCATCCGTCACGCGAACATCATCaacctcgtgggttccatctggaGGGACACCTTCATCCTGCTCGTCTACGACCACATGGACAACGGCAGCCTCCACCAGTGGCTGCACCCGGGCCCCCTTCCCCTCCCCCTGCCGGAGGCCGAGCGGCGGCAGACGGTGACGTCGCAGTTGGACTGGCCGACGAGGCGGTCCATCGCCATCGGCGTCGCCAGAGGGCTCTGTTACCTGCACCACGGACGCAGCAACTACCACATCGTTCACCACAACATCAACTCTACCAGCATCCTGCTCGACCGTGACCTCAGGCCCAAGATCGCAGGCTTCGGCCTGGCACGGGTCAACCTCGCCGGGCTGGACCACCCGGTGCCTGCCTCGGAGCTCACGGCTGCCAACATATTCGGCTACACGGCTCCAGAGTATGCGACCCTGGTGACGGAGAAGGTGGACGTGTACAGCTTCGACGTGGTGCTGCTGGAGCTCGTCACCGGTCGGGTGGCCAACGAAGCGGTGCCGGGTGGCCACTTGGCAACCTGGGCACGGAGGCACTGCGAGGAGGAGGACGGTAGAGGTTTCAGCGAAGTCGTCGTGGACATCCGGATCCCAGACCGAGCACGACACGTGAAGGAGATGGCGGCCGTGTTCAGGCTGGGCGTGGAGTGCACCATTCCGGACCCCGGGGAGAGGCCACCCATGCTCAAGGTTCTCTGCCGACTCCGCAGGCGTCGCCGCTGA